Part of the Arvicanthis niloticus isolate mArvNil1 chromosome 29, mArvNil1.pat.X, whole genome shotgun sequence genome, ACTGGCAAAGGTAGCTAATGACAGTGAGGCTGCTAACCCATCTGTCGTGTTGCAGTCGTGTGGAGTCAGAGGTGCAGGGAGACTGGTGGTGAGAGGGGCTTTTGAAGCTCACTAGAACCAGCTTCTGTTCTTTTACTTTACATGATATAAATGTAAACAATAGAAATGGGACACTTGCCCTACAGTGTGGCATTATTAATGCAGAACCATTTAAGCCACTTTGTAAGAAATGCCTGCCAGTATGTTGTATGTTTCTTCACTCATACGAGTCTTGGGCAGAATTATTGCAGATGGTCTTTCAAGCCCTTAAGTCATGTGATTCTATTTTGTAaatggtgaataaataaatatatattatatatatatatatatatatatatatatatatatatatatatatccatccatccatatcctcaacaataaaaccACAGAGCCTATTGGACATGGTGCAGTATGCTTGTAGCCCTACCACTTAGGACGCTAAGACAAGAAGATAGccagtttaagaccagcctgtaCTACATAGGCCCTATCTATCtctgaaacaaacaaagcaggaaaGCAGAGCCTTCTGCCTCTCTACTTGGTAGAACCCAGTAAAAGAATATGAGTGCACTTTGTCTTTCTGCCTTGCTCCTTGGGTTCTTTGACCATCCTCAGAACGTGTAGGTGATAGCTCACATATAACCATCCCACACCCTATTTATTGCATAGCAGATACACAATTTAGGGAATAATTTCCTTCTTCCAAGGAGTTCTGGAAAGATTTGCTTTTACATAACAAGTTTTGTAGTACCTCTGTCCTTGCTTCATTCTTCAAAAAAGAGAGACAAGCCTTCAGTCTTGGCTATTAGACCTTCATAGTTAATGTGAGACCCAtgagaggtggtgatggtgatgtctGAGTCCAGTAAGTCTGTGGTGGGATATTGACTTTTCTACTTTATGCCTCTTAAAGATAGAGACCAgttgtctttctggctctggctctCCCACCTCGCTGAGTAGTGGCAAGTAATagttgtgtatatgtgcacaggCATAGAAATTGGTGTACAAATCTCATCTACATGTTGGAGGCTAACAGCACATCTAATTAAATAACTAGCCCTTTTATATTGTCAAATTCTAGCAATGTTAAGAGCAGTACTAATGTTGAAAATAAAGCAAGAGTGATCTATAGACAACCGCCTCACTGTGGCCAATTTCCCGCTGAGCCTCAGTGTTCTCCTTATGGTTGAGAAAAATGCCTACCTCTTAGGATAGCACATGTTGAGAGCTAACCCTTAAACATTTGTATTGCAGAAATACAAAAGGCATTTAGTTAGTGTTACTGGGATAGCATGGCTGATTTCATGAACTGAACTGTCCAGTTCAGGCTGGACCAGGATGAATGACACAGCCTTGTTTGCCATGGGAGTGGTTTGTGAAGGATGGAAGGGGTGGAGGAGGCGTCGCATGCCTGTCAGCCCTAAGTCAATGACAGCACTAATATCAAAAAATGTCCACACTGAAGTCGACATACCTCAAGAGTAATTTCTCGGTGGCTTTTTCTCAGCTTCTGGAGTTGACAGACGTCTTGTAGCCTTTTGACATTACTCTGCCAGTTAGACAACTTCCATCTGACCTGGCTGCTGTTTGATTGCTCTGCTTTTCTTCTAGGGTCACCCAGGAGACCACCTCACCCAGTCATGGACTTCTTTGGCTCACATTTTTTAGGTGACTCTTCCTCACCAGCCTCTCTTTCTACTCGGGCAGATGCCCATGAAATAATTGTGGGTGATCATCTTATCTCTGATGAAAATTTTCAGAAGCTGGATAATGTACTTGACATCTGGAGTTCAGGTCTTAAGGTATTACAGTTGCTCAGTTGCAGTACACTTTGTAGGCTGACACTTGagcctagtctctctctctctctctctctctctctctctctctctctctctctctctctctcaatgttttCTAGTAAATAGAAACATAAACCTTTGGGTTCCTGGGATGATCCATCCAGTGTCTTAGATTTATGTCTCTCAATCTTGAATGCATATGTGAACTGCCTCAGTGTCTTATTAAACTGTGGGTTGGTACTCAGTATGTTTTAGTAGAGCTATGAATACATATTTGTTACACATATAAGTAATACTACAGGTTTCTAAACCATACTTAGAGTTGCAAGGTTTATGGAGTTGATAGGATACTGTATGTCCCACAACACTTTCATGCATTTTAAAGAGCGTCCTGTATCCTGATGACCTACAGCAATGACTGATATCGTTTCAGTCTCTTCAGAGCCTAGTGAGGACATAGGGGCTTAGGAGGGTCACACACCTGGAGTCCCAGCTATCTGGGAAGCTGGGATGGGAGGaccttttaagtttaaaaatatatacttactgatatatattaattttatagcaGCCATAATATATGTCTGATGAAtctataaaactattttcatttagTGATGTTAATAACCTGCCAATAATCAGCATTACAGCAATGTCACTATTAAAACACagtattaaaaaatgatttttgctaatattttaatgaaacaggctggagagatggttcaatggttaacaGCAAGAATGCTACTGCAGAGGattggagttcaattcccagcaccatgtcagtGGGTCACAACCTACCGGAACTTGAGATCCAGGGCATCTCCAGCCTCTGGTCTTGTGGCCACCTACACTCATGTTCATATACCCAAACAGAGacttacacataattaaaatcaaataaatatttttaataacacaATTTAACTGTTctaaaaactgagaaaatgaaCTTTTCCAGAGCAtgtagttatatatttatatccatgGAAATTGTGATCATGTGAGTTCTGTGACATGGTTTCCTATTACTTGAAACTTTAAACTCTGAAAATACACTGGCAGCAGTGTCTGCCATCCTCCCCTCAGTCTCACACTGTGATCATAGTGGAAACTGCTGCAGGATTGTGCAGCCGACCATTAACCTATTCTGTGTTGACTTAACCCGATTAGTTATTGAAGGGGTTTGTTCTTAGATGACCAGTGATTGCTTCTCCTTTTACTCATACCAGTCAGTAGCATTAAAGGGCTTAGCACTTTGTTGTAAGACAACCATTACAATAACTTGTTTTGGAGGAAACTTCATTTTCATGGTTTCAGCTCCCACCACAACCTCTAAATCCACCAATCATCAGCCTCAGCTTAGCCCATATTACACTGTTCTCCACctgatccatttttattttaatttcttttgagattttttttttatttcttttgtcttatgTGTAGGGATGTTTAACCTCCGTGTATGAAAGTACATCACATGCTTTCTGTGCCCaggggggccagaagagggtatcaaatctCTTAGGACAAGCGTTGCACATGctagccaccacgtgggtgctagggattgcatccaggtcctctagaagagcagtgctcttaactactctGCCGTCTCTGCAGAACCACCAACCTGTTATACTGTGAACATTTAAGACTATGGCTACACAAAGGGATTTTGTGATTTCATACAAAGTAGCATaaaatggggaaaaaacaaaatcccCTGGCATAGCAGATAAGCTGTGAAGAGCCATAGCTATTGAGCTTGCTAACATCATTTATTAGTGTGTTGTGACTTTTTAATAGCCCTTATGTTGACCTGatctttttaatgtttcttattttcagtttaattttaaaagtggatTGAAAGAACAAATTACTTATTTTCACTATGTCTTCTTTTCAGACGAACATTTTATCTGAACTAAGTAAGTGGAGACTGAATTTTATTGACTGGCACCGAATGGagatgaaaagagagaaggaaaagcacGCGGTTGTCGTGAAGCAGCTGTCAAACCAGATTGCTGACTTGAAGGAGCTGCAGAAAGCCTTTGAGATTTCCATCGGAAGAAAGGACGAGGTCCTCTTTTCTATGCCTCCCTTTGAGTTAGACTCAGCAGATGTCCCAGTGGAAATGCAATTCTGAGACTTAGGATTATCTGCTCCtataagacagagagagatgtttcAGAGAAACTGAGCACACAGCCCCACGTTCATTCCTACTCGACTCAGTGTAGCAGGGGTTCACCTTGCCCTGCAGCTCTGCCATTTCCTGATGCTGTAAGAGCCCACTCAAGTAGACATACTAGGTTTTTCTTCCTGATCATTTTTTATAACTGTCTTAACATGAAGGAGCCAGTATTAcctatgtgttttttgtttttgtttttggtggggttttttggtggggggtttttttgttgtttgtcttttttgttttttggggtttttttgttgttttttgtttgtttgtttgtttgtttttggtttttcaagacagggtttctctgtgtagccctggctgtcctggaactcactctgtagaccaggctggcctcgaactcagaaatccgcctgcctctgcctcccaagtgatgggattaaaggcgtgtgccaccactgcccggcctattaCCTATGTTCTTAACCATCCTTGTAGATGACAGTAAGCATTTCAGATCCTACCAGTTCAAACTGGTCTGAGGTTTTGTGCCTCAGATCTTAAACAGATCTCACACCTTAAGCAGAACAGTGGGCAGTGAATCTGTGCCCTGCTGACTCCCATCTCTTTATGGATGAGCGTGCACTAAATTTCACACAAGGCCTCAAGAAGCAGCAGCACAAAAGTGTTTAATGAATCAGATAAAAGGTTTGTTATTGCTTGATTTTCTGAgataaagtctcactgtgtacctAGActgactggcctccaactcagtgtttatgtagcccaggctaacctctcAACAGGAAGTCCTCCTGATAGTCCCCAAcctctgggattgcagacataATCCACACAGGCAAGATGATGTTTTTTCAAATGCACACTGTTCCTGCTCTTTACTGGCATAGTATAAAATCAAACATTTTGTGTAGCttgttttatttgaaacattgtctttttttctattatcttCAAAACTGTTCTGATTCTTCTGGTCTTGAAGTATTATACCAAATGAGTATGCTTATGTTGTATTTACAAAAATGAATAAGTAGCCATATCTCACCACCCATCTTAAGATATTGAGTGTAGCAGACAACTTAGAGCAtccttttctattttgaaaaggCAAACAAGGCTGCATGGTATGCCCATGATCTCTGTAATTTAAGATGTGGAGGTAAGAAGGGTCAcaggttcgaggccagctgggaacacagcaagactctgtctcaaagggaaATCAACAAAATAGCAACAAATTACTTGTAGTAAGTGTGTGGTTTACTAAGGTCTGCGTAGTGTGCCTCACTTCAGGTGCATATTAAAGTTACTCAGGTCTTTAAAAGAGAGAATGATCttaccaattaaatgcttttttaaggATAGTAATAATGTCACtcaagaaaaatcattaaaacagAACCACAGCTCTTATAAATTTGCTCAAGCCATAGAATAATTAAATACTGAGAAACTTCTATATCCAAGGCAGTAACAAGGACTAGAAAAACATTTCAAACCAGGGTCCTTTCATAAGTCAAATAAGTAAAGACTTTGTGTATATGTAACAAAACTTTAAAGTTTTgttatcaaaatttaaaagttgtCTTCCTGAGTTAAATGTTAATAAGTATCTTAATGTTCATGCATGTAAACTTTATTGGGGAGTAACAAGATATACACACAGTGAAGATTTCTTTCCTTTCGCCCTCATTCATTGATACTTACCATATTCACATGGGAAACAAGGGCTTGTCCTAATAGTCTATGCTGagcatggtagcatatgcctgCAGCCAGCACTCAGAACTCTGGGGGAGAAGGAGGGTcacaagtttgagtccagcctaagctacatagtgagacagtgtttgggggggcgggggctaATTGATGAATAGATATCTATAATTATTCTCTATAACATTTTTTTACATGAGAAAATCACTTTCTGAACATGAATAAACTGAGCTGCCAGGCACTGTTAAGCTTAAGAGAGAATAAAACATCTCAGGCTGTGTGCCCTTTCCACAAGTTCGCTGCTGCTGTCACACTACTGTAGTAACTGGGTTAATCACTGTTCGCAGGTGATTTCCAGCTTGTCTCATGCCATCGGCAAGCAAAAGGAAAGGATAGAGTTAATGAAAAGCTTCTTCCGCTGGAGAATCGGCCATGTCAAATCCAGACAGGAAGTAAGTATGAGAAAGACAACTATGCTTCGGAATCAGACTTTCTGGTGACGTGCGAGAACTCTTGTCAAactcaaagatttattttctgaTGAGTCAGTGTAAATTAGGTCATAATGTCCTCTGGTTTCAAAGGAATTTGATTTTGGTGCAGTTTAGAAAACTCCCTTTCAGATTGTATTGACGTAGGTAGGATGTGTATATTATGACAGAAAAGCCTTTTGCTGCTTCCTAGTAGTTTAATAAGGATTGCACCTAACTTATAAAAACCCTGGTAATGAAACTCTGTAGCAAACGACGTTGGAAGcagttatttggaaaaaaaaattatatctttaaCAGGTCATTTGCTTCCTATGTTATTTCTGCTTCTGACACATCTAACTAAGGGCAGCAGCGTGTATGTGTATTCTCAGCTACACAAGGAGACCAGTTGAGCCCAATGTATGAGcccagcctgagcaacatagcAAGAGGCTGGCTCAAAAAGAAGTGCTGACGATAGTAAATGCCCAAGCACAGGCTCTTCATAAACAGTGCCTGTTTACACATGAGGTGATGCGGGTTTTGTCTGTTGTAGACTTAGCGTAGCGCCACCTGGAGGCATGAATTTGTGCAACCTACTTTCAATAAGGGTTCATCCTCTCCTCTAGCTCACCACCCAGCAGAGCTCGTGGACTTACcaccatgttgttgttgttacactGCCCTGGGGTAGTGGTTCTGAGATTGTTCTGGATGTTGCTTTTGTTCAGATTTATGAAGGTAAACTGGCTGACCAGTACTTTCAGAGAACTTTGCTGAAGAAAGTCTGGAAGGGCTGGCGTTCTGTGGTGCAAAGGCAGTGGAAAGATGTGGTGGAACGGGCGTGTCAGGCGAGGGCTGAAGAAGTATGTGTGCAGATCTCCAATGATTATGAAGCTAAACTTGCTATGGTAAGCTACTTTTTACAATTTCTACTTTGCATAATTGTAGCCGCcaactggagagatgtctcagtcaaTAAACTGCTTACCTTATGAGCATGAGAACCCAGTTCAATTCTCAGAGTCTAGGTTTCTACAAAGCTGGGCTCGTGCTCCACCCTTGTAGTCCCAGCACGAGGGAGGCAAACAAGAGGGCCCTGGCAGTGAGAGGCCTGGCCCATAAAACAAAGTGGACAATAGCTGAAGAAAACACCTgagaggttgacctctggcctccacatgcacaaacatatacacatgtgcatccacacaaacatacaaacacatacaaaaaggaacaaattgtataatatatttcatttttgcaATTCAAAGTGGCATACAGAAAAGATGTAGTCTTTCTAGGTTTGATCTATGGGAAAGTAAGTTTTACCAAAATTTACTATGTACTTTAAATTTTGTAAATATCATTTACTTTTCAAAAATTCTGTTAATTTTACAAGAATTTTAGTTAGTTTTTTCCTCTCAAAGGAATGTAgcttatataaatacattttattaaatgtcCTGTATAAATGGTGTATAGTTTTTTAAAACACGATATTTTTGCTGGGCATTGTAGCACAGAGCTATAATctgagcacctgggaggcagagggaagacaatctaaggtcatccttgtctacacagcaaggcagaggccagcctgagccacacaggACCCTCAAAAAGTAGATAACTAGCAAAGTATAACCTTATTTTTTGACAAAAATAATCTCTCTTGTGTttcaaaccccacccccaaacacacacaccactttttgtaattttttagtTATCTGGAGCTTTGGAAAATGCAAAAGCTGAGATTCAAAAAATGCAACAGGAAAAAGACCATTTCGAAGACTCCATGAAGAAAGCATTCATGAGGGGAGTATGTGCATTAAATCTGGAGGCCATGACCATATTTCAGAACAAAAATGATGCAGGTGAGTGGTCATGGAAGGTTCTCTGTCTAGTTTCAGAAGGAACTTGAGGTGACATCAGTGACTGGTTGGGTCTATACTGCTAGTAATGTGCAATGGTGTGTCTTGTCCCTACGTCCCCCATTTGTGGCTTCAATAGGCCATACCCAACTCGAAGTGTACCATAAGAGTACTCTAGTCACTGTTCTTGTGCTTTAGAGCTGACGGTAGCTCTTGAGACTTGACTTTCAATTAGTTTTAGACATAGTGGAAAAGTGGGACAGATGTCTCCCAGTTAAAGAGAGAAGAATCAGTAAACTTAACAGCTACCTGTGAACAGAAACTTCATAAATGAGCTCACATCAGCCAGAGTTCCTCCCCTGCCTGTTACACCCGACCTTTTCAAGTGTTTAAGTCATGAATATGCAGGGTTGGGGGGggatgttttgtgtgtatgtatagtttTCAGATTGTAAGTGGAGTTTTCTGTGGATATTTGCTGTCATCAGAGTTGGAAGAGTCTTGGGACTGTAAGCACTGTTAAACTTTAACAAGGTAACAATTGCTGTGTATAATACGCAGACAGCTGACAGTCAGGCATCTGATGGAAAGTCTTGAAACACAATGTCCCCTCAGTGTCTAGAACATCTCACAGCATTTTCAAACTCACATGGTCCAAGGGAAACTAGCTGAATTCTAATTCCGAGGGGGGAATCAAAAATTGGGTGAAGCTGCTTGCCCTACCTTTTGGAAGTTGACTGCATCCACTCCCTAGATCAGAGAGGAGGTCCCTCTGTGAGAGAGCATCCCTGCAGTTACTTAAGCTGGCAGATGGCTTTGTTCATAATTTGTGCCTTCACGGGGAGCTCATTTGTTTGACTTACAACTTGCTAATGTCAAGAATGAAAACAACCTGGTTTTGTCAAAATGGAAGTAGTGACTGGAAATAGGGAGGATGCTGACATGGGGAAATGGATGCAGAGCTGTAACTGGAGGCCATTTGTCAGGATAGCCGTGTGAAGCAGGAGAAGCTGGGTAGGCCCTCCCACCCTGGACCACATATATCCCTGCAGTACTTGCGTTTCCACGGCAGTACACTAGCTGGGCTCCAGCCGAGCGCACACTTGATTCCTACCTTTTACATAAGGAAGAGCAGACCGTTGGTTAGCTTTCCCATGTTGACGTGTTCACCTCCTCTGAAGTTGATGTAGTCAGTACTGACATCAACCAGTTAGTGACACTGACACTATTAAGTGAACAGTGAGCCTCCAAGATGACCGACCAGTGTCTGCATTTTCATCAGAACTACATTTTAGCCGTTAGTCTTTTCCTTGTTTGGAGGGTAGTAGTCTTAGTTTGTGCTGCTGTTAATTGAATGGGTTTGTGATTGTAGGGATAGacttcacaaataataaaaaggaagagagtGGCCCTGGTGGCCCAGGAAGAGAACCTTCTGCTCACTGGGATACTTCTTCGTCCACAATGCCATCAGCAGTTCCGTTACAGCCGCTGCCCTCTGGAGCATTAGCAGCAGGAGTAGCCAGCTCCACTGCCATCCCCTCGGCTGCTTCCCTGACCTCTGCAGGAGCTACATCTGCCTCTTCTGTTCACATTCCCATCTCTATTCTTAGTGCAGGATCCGCAGCTACCCCTGCCCCGGAAGAATCGGTCAGTACAGTTTACGAAAGGCTTCCAAagcatgtgtgtggtgttggtGGGGTTGGCCTCTGCATCCCTTCATTTGCtcattttgtgtatgtggtaCTGAGGATGTGTATATGGTACCAGTCAAGCGCTCATCTCCCCAACACTGTAAGTGGAACATGAAAGGGAAAAGTCAGTATCATACTAGCCAACCCTCAGAAAAGTCCTTAAGGCAAAGTGACCAAAACAGTAATTTTTAGTGAAAACTGATCTAAAAATACTGTTGCAGAAATGatagtttaaaataaactttcattttatatttttaaaactattcagGAAAATTAGGTTTTGTTGGAGAAAGAGTTAGTAACAGACTTATTACTCACTAGCAACTGCATCTCTTAGGTGTTAATTTTAACGAACAGTTGAAGTGGGGGGAGGAAAGTCTTTCTGCAAAGGGAAGAGCTAAGGGTAGAGGGTTGaacagtggtggagagtgtgtgtgAAACTATATTTGAGGTATTAATGAAGCTGTTGACAGAGTCCATCATGGCTGTGACTGAGAGGGAACAGAGTACTGGCAGCCATTCACACACTTGTCAGACTCAACTCTGGAGCCTCTTCCCTGCCCAGTGTTGCTCTCACACAAAGGCTTGTGAGAGTTAAAGCTCTTGAGGCCGTTGTCTCCCTCCTCTCCATGATTCTAGCCAGTGTAACAGAAAAGATGGCAGGAGGGATTTTAGAGCCCTctcgctctttctctctcactttatCATGggggtcagagacagagacaaagacagacatacagactcATTCACCCCAGGCCGGCCGGCTCAACTTTGCAACAACCGTTTTCTGcatcagcctcccgagtgctgaggtTGGAGGTGTGAGCCAGCAACATTCAGCTCTGTTGTCCGTCTTAACCCTTCCGGCAGGCCGTGGCTCGCACCGTGCTCTGGAGAGCGCTTCAGAAGGGACGAGAGCGGAGTTGGCCAGACAGTTGGTTAGATTAGTCTTCTAGCTCACTTGAATTTCTTCCTTTTAGAGCTactaattttagagaaaaatattttgagatcTGCTGCTTGCCATGTTTGTTCTTGCCCGAAATTAAAGTACATAGCACTgtgtgcagagagtaagagaagtCTCAGTGTGTGGAGGAGTTCTGACAGAAATAAGACTGAAATTCAACCCTGACATATGTTCAGCTCTGTTTATTTTTCGTGATTATACATTCTGAAGTGCAATCCTTTGTAGATTATCTCACTTAAATAAACACAGTAGGAGTTTATTTCAATTTCTGACTTGCCATTCATGTTGCATATCTAGATAACATGCACAGAGCTAGACTTTTTAGAATCTGCTTAAACTAGGACTACCTCAGAGTCTGCATTTCCACCTGACCCTGCCTTTGAGAGGGCACGTTAGTgagcttgctcactgccctgtcgCCCACAGGTGATTCTGAAGGCTTCGAACATGAAAAGCATTGTATTGTGTAGACAGCCTTTCTCATTTGTGCCCACACACGTACACGCTCCTCCAACACACAACTCCAGTTGTTGTGGTGTCTGTGGGCGTCAGGCTTTGTGTTCAGTCTttgttcatatttgtgtgtgtggtgctaaggaccaaacacaggtcctcatctCCCAGCACAGTCAGTAGACTCAGAGAACATAGAGAAAAAGTCAGTATGAGCACAGTCAGAGCTCATATGACCTCAGCATGCACAGGCCTGCACCAGGCTGCACCAAATCCTTAGCGTGTAGGCTTTGGCTTTCAGTTTAGtggggtgggttggttggttggttggttggttggttggttggttggttggtttggctttggggttctgttttgtttgttttgggttttttgttttgttttggtggttggttggtttgctttggtttttcaagacaagatttctctgtgtaggcctggctgtcctggagctccatTGAACAGGCTGGTTCCTGAGTGTaggaacaagtgggtctctgattcttctgccttctcttgggctcttttccttcagtttgttttgtttaattctaatGTGTTAG contains:
- the Poc5 gene encoding centrosomal protein POC5 isoform X2 translates to MSSDEDKFSLHVVHNDSDHSVSTDLQEEYEELLRYAIVNPNAESSASQPSHLKGEVAPDRFPTLAGSPRRPPHPVMDFFGSHFLGDSSSPASLSTRADAHEIIVGDHLISDENFQKLDNVLDIWSSGLKTNILSELSKWRLNFIDWHRMEMKREKEKHAVVVKQLSNQIADLKELQKAFEISIGRKDEVISSLSHAIGKQKERIELMKSFFRWRIGHVKSRQEIYEGKLADQYFQRTLLKKVWKGWRSVVQRQWKDVVERACQARAEEVCVQISNDYEAKLAMLSGALENAKAEIQKMQQEKDHFEDSMKKAFMRGVCALNLEAMTIFQNKNDAGIDFTNNKKEESGPGGPGREPSAHWDTSSSTMPSAVPLQPLPSGALAAGVASSTAIPSAASLTSAGATSASSVHIPISILSAGSAATPAPEESYAPRVVTAAQQKAGKTITARITGRCDFGSKTRINSSLAIMGVSPPMSSVVVEKHHPVTVQTIPQAAAAKYPRTIHPEGSIPASRSLGARPSHTQSLSSVQSIKVVD
- the Poc5 gene encoding centrosomal protein POC5 isoform X1 is translated as MSSDEDKFSLHVVHNDSDHSVSTDLQEEYEELLRYAIVNPNAESSASQPSHLKGEVAPDRFPTLAGNSPVREIALDVGKGSDLNISSHSKSGSPRRPPHPVMDFFGSHFLGDSSSPASLSTRADAHEIIVGDHLISDENFQKLDNVLDIWSSGLKTNILSELSKWRLNFIDWHRMEMKREKEKHAVVVKQLSNQIADLKELQKAFEISIGRKDEVISSLSHAIGKQKERIELMKSFFRWRIGHVKSRQEIYEGKLADQYFQRTLLKKVWKGWRSVVQRQWKDVVERACQARAEEVCVQISNDYEAKLAMLSGALENAKAEIQKMQQEKDHFEDSMKKAFMRGVCALNLEAMTIFQNKNDAGIDFTNNKKEESGPGGPGREPSAHWDTSSSTMPSAVPLQPLPSGALAAGVASSTAIPSAASLTSAGATSASSVHIPISILSAGSAATPAPEESYAPRVVTAAQQKAGKTITARITGRCDFGSKTRINSSLAIMGVSPPMSSVVVEKHHPVTVQTIPQAAAAKYPRTIHPEGSIPASRSLGARPSHTQSLSSVQSIKVVD